A genomic segment from Stappia indica encodes:
- a CDS encoding TolC family protein, whose amino-acid sequence MTSTHARRATLLFGCVLLSGCLSDPSKLTSSAPDKPWGPSGDNGSFAVHGSINDTPATTSTGPRIQVQSGKVYTLSELIDLGQRSHPSTRVAWEQARQAAAAVGIAEGTFLPMISANVIAGYQDVVTPLPTLFGGTDYVSTKASGVTPNIALQWLLFDFGERQALLNAAQQTAFAANISFNGTHQALIHDITRAYYLYGVARQKSEIAEHSLANSRKILAAAEGRYSSGIGTSIEVAQAKQLVAQSRFRLVQARDGLDDAYQGLTGAVGLAPNVQIKVASSTSRRLPGTRGEPTDKVVQQALSRRPDVLASYAALKASEANERAAAAAFLPKVYLGAVAVANRGRVQAGSLPGAGLQSTASGVMLGVTVPLFDGQIRKNRQRQAASATRAAAAVHRQTKDAAIREILLASNSVRSALASYEAASELRRASIVTYNAAFEAYQNGLGTLTDVTAADSSLLDAREAQADAHAASLLAASSLAFMLGNMTSSSAPEEALR is encoded by the coding sequence ATGACATCGACACATGCAAGGCGTGCGACGCTTCTGTTCGGCTGCGTGTTGTTGAGCGGGTGTCTGAGCGACCCGTCCAAGCTGACCTCTTCCGCGCCCGACAAGCCGTGGGGACCAAGCGGTGACAACGGAAGCTTTGCTGTTCACGGTTCAATCAATGACACACCGGCGACAACCTCAACCGGTCCTCGGATCCAAGTCCAAAGCGGCAAGGTCTACACGCTTTCCGAGTTGATCGATCTCGGTCAGCGGTCTCACCCCTCGACTCGGGTTGCTTGGGAGCAGGCCCGACAAGCTGCCGCCGCGGTTGGCATTGCGGAAGGAACATTTCTTCCGATGATCTCGGCCAACGTGATCGCAGGATACCAGGACGTCGTTACGCCCCTGCCAACCCTCTTCGGGGGTACCGACTACGTGTCGACCAAAGCAAGTGGCGTGACGCCGAATATTGCATTGCAGTGGCTACTCTTCGATTTCGGTGAGCGGCAAGCATTGTTGAACGCTGCTCAACAAACCGCCTTCGCAGCGAATATTTCTTTCAACGGAACCCATCAAGCTCTCATTCACGACATCACGAGAGCCTACTATCTGTATGGTGTTGCCAGACAAAAAAGTGAAATTGCCGAACACTCGCTTGCCAACAGCCGTAAGATACTGGCTGCTGCAGAAGGACGGTATTCCAGCGGCATAGGCACCAGCATCGAAGTTGCCCAGGCGAAACAACTGGTTGCGCAATCCCGCTTCAGGCTGGTACAGGCGCGCGACGGTCTCGACGATGCGTATCAAGGCCTGACCGGCGCCGTTGGCTTGGCACCAAATGTGCAAATCAAGGTGGCCTCGTCCACAAGCCGTCGATTGCCAGGCACCCGAGGGGAACCCACGGACAAGGTTGTCCAACAGGCCTTGTCGCGACGCCCTGACGTTTTGGCGAGCTATGCTGCCCTGAAGGCGAGCGAAGCGAATGAACGCGCTGCTGCCGCGGCGTTTTTGCCAAAAGTCTATCTCGGTGCTGTTGCGGTTGCCAATCGAGGGCGCGTCCAGGCAGGCAGCTTGCCGGGCGCCGGCCTGCAGAGTACGGCGAGCGGCGTGATGCTCGGCGTCACCGTTCCCCTCTTCGACGGTCAGATCCGCAAGAACCGCCAGCGTCAGGCTGCATCTGCCACTAGGGCCGCCGCCGCGGTTCATCGGCAAACCAAGGATGCCGCCATACGGGAGATCCTTCTCGCGTCCAATTCAGTCAGGTCCGCGCTTGCCTCCTATGAGGCGGCATCAGAACTCCGCAGGGCTTCGATCGTCACATACAATGCGGCATTCGAAGCGTATCAGAACGGTCTTGGAACGCTCACGGATGTCACCGCCGCCGACAGTTCTCTTCTTGATGCCCGGGAGGCACAGGCAGATGCGCATGCAGCATCCCTTCTTGCCGCTTCATCTCTGGCGTTCATGTTGGGCAACATGACATCCAGTTCAGCCCCGGAGGAAGCGCTGCGCTAG
- a CDS encoding glutamate decarboxylase, producing MSRKADNPNDAIYGATALSSSLPKSHFPDHEENPRRIYMAVRDELMLDGNSRQNLATFCQTWEEPEIHDLMDACIDKNMIDKDEYPQTAEIEARCVRMLADLWNAPKGPATGCSTTGSSEAAMLGGLAMKRRWEARRKAEGKTIDRPNLVTGPVQVCWHKFTRYWDVEHREIPMENGRLLMTPEEVLKLCDENTIGVVPTLGVTFTGEFEPVKAVSDALDQLQQETGLDIPIHVDGASGGFLAPFCAPDLEWDFRLPRVRSINASGHKFGLAPLGVGWIMWREEADLPEEMVFWVNYLGGDMKDIALNFSRPGGQIVCQYYNFLRLGREGYAKVHGACYDSAAYLARELGGLGPFEIVFDGNRGKGIPAVSWTLKEGLEAGFTLFDLADRLRVRGWQVPAYTLPAHCEDKSIQRVLVRNGVSRDLCALLIEDIRSALAHLDAHPRKIPLGEDDASGFHH from the coding sequence ATGAGCCGCAAGGCCGACAATCCAAACGACGCGATCTACGGCGCCACGGCGCTGTCTTCGTCGCTGCCGAAGTCGCATTTTCCGGACCACGAGGAAAACCCGCGTCGGATCTATATGGCGGTGCGCGACGAACTTATGCTCGACGGCAATTCCCGCCAGAACCTGGCTACCTTCTGCCAGACCTGGGAAGAGCCGGAAATCCACGACCTGATGGATGCCTGCATCGACAAGAACATGATCGACAAGGACGAGTATCCGCAGACCGCCGAAATCGAGGCGCGCTGCGTACGGATGCTCGCTGATCTCTGGAACGCTCCGAAAGGCCCTGCGACAGGCTGCTCAACCACCGGTTCGAGCGAAGCTGCCATGTTGGGCGGGCTGGCCATGAAACGGCGTTGGGAGGCACGGCGCAAGGCGGAAGGCAAGACAATCGACCGCCCCAACCTTGTTACCGGCCCCGTTCAGGTGTGCTGGCACAAATTCACCCGCTACTGGGACGTGGAGCACCGCGAGATTCCCATGGAGAATGGACGCCTGCTCATGACGCCGGAAGAGGTGCTGAAGCTGTGCGACGAAAACACCATCGGTGTCGTGCCAACGCTTGGCGTCACTTTCACTGGCGAATTCGAACCGGTAAAGGCGGTTAGCGACGCGCTGGATCAGCTGCAGCAAGAGACCGGGCTCGACATTCCCATCCACGTGGATGGCGCCAGCGGTGGATTTCTTGCACCTTTTTGTGCGCCGGATCTGGAATGGGACTTCCGCCTGCCGCGCGTGCGATCCATCAACGCGTCGGGCCATAAGTTCGGCCTCGCCCCGCTCGGCGTGGGCTGGATCATGTGGCGCGAGGAGGCCGACCTGCCGGAGGAAATGGTCTTCTGGGTCAATTATCTGGGGGGGGATATGAAGGATATCGCCCTCAACTTCTCCCGCCCGGGCGGGCAGATCGTCTGCCAATATTACAACTTTCTGCGTCTCGGACGAGAGGGCTACGCCAAGGTGCACGGAGCCTGCTACGACAGTGCTGCCTATCTTGCGCGTGAACTCGGAGGCTTGGGGCCGTTCGAAATCGTCTTTGACGGGAACCGCGGCAAGGGCATTCCGGCCGTATCGTGGACGCTGAAAGAAGGACTGGAGGCGGGGTTTACCCTGTTCGATCTTGCCGACCGGCTGCGGGTGCGTGGATGGCAGGTTCCCGCCTACACCCTTCCGGCGCATTGCGAGGACAAGTCGATCCAGCGCGTTCTCGTGCGCAACGGTGTCAGCCGTGATCTTTGCGCGTTGCTGATCGAGGACATTCGCTCGGCACTGGCGCATCTCGATGCCCATCCGCGCAAGATCCCGCTCGGCGAAGACGACGCCTCCGGCTTCCATCACTGA
- a CDS encoding linear amide C-N hydrolase, which yields MCTSLVYRDATGKAYFGRTLELTSDLPYQLAYCPVGQFFSSHLEGHATLDYESRHAFLAVTMPGRMPTREAPLGLSDFKVLEGLNDQGLTFSLLSYPAAGGPQQAVAATQAVLSASDLGSWALGRFASVGEVKAALQAQPVLLEALTLLGGVESPFHYVVHDAGGASLVIEFNKGAMSLYDNPVGVMTNGPEFPWHLTNLDNYTFLTNVDASSATFGSYRAVQPDSGIATAGLPSSSTSVGRFVRAAYYAQFTEKAATPDMAVLTLAHVMNAFDRPRGVSVAPADADGGHLEVAGLPGPGSKGPATEYTCWTNLSDLERRRFHLRTYRSLNYASFDLDDLASVGTPLILPLDRLDSLSGDATGLLKQAKPT from the coding sequence ATGTGCACGTCACTCGTCTACCGCGATGCCACCGGCAAGGCATATTTCGGGAGGACCCTGGAGTTGACCTCCGACTTGCCCTATCAGCTCGCCTACTGCCCGGTCGGACAGTTCTTCTCCTCGCATCTTGAGGGCCATGCGACGCTGGACTATGAGAGCCGGCATGCGTTTCTGGCTGTGACGATGCCGGGGCGGATGCCAACACGCGAGGCGCCGCTCGGGCTGTCCGATTTCAAGGTCCTGGAGGGGTTGAACGACCAGGGCCTGACCTTCAGCCTGCTGTCCTATCCGGCCGCTGGTGGACCGCAGCAGGCGGTCGCCGCGACACAGGCCGTGCTCTCGGCCTCCGATCTCGGCTCATGGGCACTTGGCCGCTTCGCAAGCGTGGGGGAGGTGAAAGCCGCGCTTCAGGCACAACCTGTTCTGCTCGAGGCGCTCACCCTGCTTGGCGGGGTCGAGTCCCCGTTTCACTACGTGGTTCATGATGCCGGGGGCGCATCGCTTGTAATCGAGTTCAACAAGGGCGCGATGTCGCTGTACGACAACCCGGTCGGAGTGATGACGAACGGGCCGGAGTTTCCCTGGCATCTCACCAACCTCGACAACTACACGTTCCTGACCAACGTGGATGCCTCCAGCGCCACCTTCGGCAGCTACAGGGCGGTTCAGCCGGATTCGGGGATCGCGACGGCCGGTTTGCCTTCCTCCAGCACCTCGGTCGGCCGCTTCGTGCGCGCGGCTTATTACGCACAGTTTACGGAAAAGGCGGCGACGCCCGACATGGCGGTGCTGACGCTCGCGCATGTGATGAACGCCTTCGATAGGCCGCGAGGGGTGTCCGTCGCCCCTGCAGACGCTGATGGCGGTCATCTGGAAGTCGCCGGCCTGCCTGGGCCGGGAAGCAAGGGGCCTGCCACCGAATACACCTGCTGGACCAACCTGTCGGACCTTGAGCGCAGGCGCTTCCATCTTCGCACCTACCGGAGTCTGAACTACGCAAGCTTCGATCTCGACGACCTTGCGAGTGTCGGTACACCTCTGATTTTGCCCCTCGATCGGCTTGACAGCCTCTCTGGCGATGCAACCGGCCTCCTGAAACAGGCAAAACCGACCTGA
- a CDS encoding FUSC family protein, translating to MTYRIPEPAISCYLIIFLMKRDAVMNCLLGIGLIALASLVVLVMIPIINLSIDSAATRLAIMFFTSYVFLFFSSTTPLGEQAAIVGLIVAFIMTLVTDVPIGQIGDQGLLAAWKMACMPMALMILFNLCVGTPSQVLVRNRIVERLRASAEAVERGGESAKLAELLAEGNDESLKQMLLVRFLHLVPRADSLWLNGAVATSYRIALAAQAPGDTILPDRRAMFAAQLRHVADLVSAREVPIFAFPQETEPQTSTPADDALRAALKNLARPDAGASPKPEPVPLLAADAFSAPRHQLYALKTSIAAVVCYLIYTGIDWNGIHTAMITCYVAALGTTGETVRKLTLRIAGCLVGAAMGAAALLFVMPHLTDVGGLMILVFIAVLIAGWVSSGNERISYAGVQIALAFLLTTLNGFGPSFEFSQASDRILGILLGIFVIFVIFTQFWPVSIVNGLRLRLLVSANALVDLTRQAPDARMVDVATSSKILSSLEETSNLLSMAYFEPRRQRASDGQLLQLASIRGELEGLHRHIRSQKQIPEDVTARIDEIRRELEEQFVITLRPALVTR from the coding sequence ATGACCTACCGGATCCCCGAGCCGGCGATCAGCTGCTATCTGATCATTTTCCTTATGAAGCGCGACGCAGTGATGAACTGTCTGCTCGGCATCGGTCTGATCGCTCTCGCCTCGCTGGTGGTGTTGGTGATGATCCCGATCATCAACCTGAGTATTGACAGCGCGGCCACCCGACTGGCGATCATGTTCTTCACGTCATACGTGTTTCTGTTTTTCAGTTCGACCACCCCACTGGGCGAGCAAGCGGCAATCGTGGGATTGATTGTCGCTTTCATCATGACGCTCGTCACCGACGTTCCGATTGGGCAGATTGGAGATCAGGGCCTCCTTGCGGCATGGAAGATGGCCTGCATGCCGATGGCGCTCATGATCCTGTTCAATCTTTGTGTGGGAACGCCGTCGCAGGTTCTCGTGCGCAACCGGATCGTCGAGCGCCTGCGGGCGTCGGCGGAGGCGGTGGAACGCGGTGGGGAAAGCGCAAAGCTTGCCGAGCTTCTGGCCGAGGGCAACGACGAGTCGCTGAAGCAGATGCTGCTTGTGCGGTTTCTCCACCTTGTCCCGCGTGCCGACTCCCTCTGGCTTAACGGCGCCGTCGCGACCAGCTATCGTATCGCGCTGGCGGCTCAGGCCCCTGGCGATACTATCCTTCCGGACCGGCGTGCGATGTTCGCCGCCCAGTTACGGCATGTCGCAGACCTGGTCTCGGCGAGGGAAGTTCCGATTTTCGCCTTCCCGCAGGAAACGGAACCGCAGACTTCAACACCTGCTGATGATGCCCTGCGCGCGGCGCTGAAAAACCTTGCCCGCCCCGATGCCGGCGCCAGTCCCAAGCCGGAGCCCGTGCCGCTGCTTGCTGCGGATGCCTTTTCAGCGCCGAGGCATCAGCTCTACGCGCTCAAGACCTCGATCGCTGCTGTCGTCTGTTACCTGATCTATACCGGCATCGATTGGAACGGCATCCATACGGCCATGATTACCTGCTACGTCGCCGCGCTTGGCACGACCGGGGAAACCGTCCGCAAGCTGACGCTTCGGATTGCGGGGTGCCTCGTGGGAGCGGCCATGGGAGCAGCGGCTTTGCTGTTTGTGATGCCACACCTCACAGATGTAGGCGGGCTGATGATCCTCGTCTTCATCGCCGTTCTCATTGCAGGATGGGTCTCATCCGGTAACGAGCGCATTTCCTACGCCGGAGTTCAGATCGCACTGGCTTTCCTGCTGACAACGCTGAACGGTTTCGGTCCCAGTTTCGAGTTCTCCCAGGCCAGCGACCGCATCCTTGGCATTCTTCTGGGGATCTTCGTGATCTTCGTCATTTTCACTCAGTTCTGGCCCGTGAGCATCGTGAACGGCCTACGCTTGCGGCTCCTGGTGAGCGCGAACGCCCTTGTGGACCTCACCAGGCAGGCCCCGGATGCCCGTATGGTCGACGTTGCGACCTCGTCAAAGATCCTCTCCAGCCTTGAGGAGACTAGCAACCTTCTGAGCATGGCCTATTTCGAGCCGCGCCGGCAGCGGGCCAGCGACGGGCAACTCCTCCAGCTCGCGTCGATCCGTGGGGAACTGGAAGGGCTCCATCGTCATATACGCTCCCAAAAGCAAATTCCTGAAGACGTTACTGCAAGAATTGATGAGATTCGTCGCGAACTTGAAGAACAGTTCGTGATTACGCTCAGACCTGCTCTGGTCACCCGGTGA